A region from the Sandaracinus amylolyticus genome encodes:
- a CDS encoding cytochrome c oxidase subunit II, producing the protein MPPGLSTFAPEVDRIFAFVHGTAAIALAVVVVGLVALAARYRRRRDVAAAPPSVSRAWLALELAWVVAPVVPFALMFHWGFQAYLDQSIAPDDAYVVRVRARRWAWEFEHPNGIVEDDELHVPAGRAVRLVLSSSDVIHSFFAPELRVKRDAVPGMFTSLWFEAIERPDVPLEGDLSVPDARRIGYRTPILCAELCGASGRWGPNQGHATMAAEILVMRPEDFDAWMSTPGCLGFAPATTLEWGEQLFSQKGCSACHAREEGAQALAGPSFHGLFGREVRTTSGELVITDEPYVREAILQPGTRVVAGFDDVMPRIRMSEEQLDALLEYLRTL; encoded by the coding sequence ATGCCGCCCGGGCTCTCGACGTTCGCGCCGGAGGTCGACCGCATCTTCGCGTTCGTCCACGGCACTGCGGCGATCGCGCTCGCGGTCGTGGTCGTCGGGCTCGTCGCGCTCGCGGCGCGCTACCGTCGCCGGCGCGACGTCGCGGCTGCGCCACCGAGCGTCTCGCGCGCGTGGCTCGCGCTCGAGCTCGCGTGGGTGGTCGCGCCAGTGGTCCCGTTCGCACTGATGTTCCACTGGGGCTTCCAGGCCTATCTGGACCAGTCGATCGCGCCCGACGACGCGTACGTCGTCCGCGTGCGAGCGCGTCGGTGGGCGTGGGAATTCGAGCATCCGAACGGCATCGTCGAGGACGACGAGCTGCACGTCCCAGCGGGGCGCGCGGTGCGCTTGGTGCTCTCGTCGTCGGACGTGATCCACTCGTTCTTCGCGCCCGAGCTGCGCGTGAAGCGCGACGCGGTGCCCGGGATGTTCACGTCGCTGTGGTTCGAGGCGATCGAGCGCCCCGACGTCCCGCTCGAGGGCGACCTCTCCGTGCCCGACGCGCGGCGCATCGGGTACCGCACGCCGATCCTCTGCGCCGAGCTCTGCGGTGCGAGCGGGCGATGGGGACCGAATCAGGGCCACGCGACGATGGCCGCCGAGATCCTCGTGATGCGTCCCGAGGACTTCGACGCGTGGATGAGCACGCCGGGCTGCCTCGGCTTCGCGCCCGCCACCACGCTCGAGTGGGGCGAGCAGCTCTTCTCGCAGAAGGGCTGCAGCGCGTGCCACGCGCGTGAAGAAGGCGCGCAAGCCCTCGCGGGCCCGAGCTTCCACGGCCTCTTCGGGCGCGAGGTCCGGACGACGAGCGGTGAGCTCGTGATCACCGACGAGCCGTACGTGCGCGAGGCGATCCTCCAGCCGGGCACGCGCGTCGTCGCGGGGTTCGACGACGTGATGCCGCGCATCCGCATGAGCGAGGAGCAGCTCGATGCGCTCCTCGAGTACCTGCGCACGCTGTGA